The Micromonospora sp. NBC_00421 DNA window TGGTGGATCAGCAGCCAGCCCTCGGGCACCCGCAGCGGCGGCGGACCGGCACCGATCTTCAGCTCCTCGTACGGGAACTCCGACAGCGCCACGCAGCGGTGCCCGCGCAGCCGCACCAGCGCCCCGATGTCGGCGCGCACCTCGTCGACGGGCACGTAGGAGATCCAGATGCCGGGCCGTTCGTCGGTGACGCCGGCCGGCAGGTGCACCCCCTCGCCGGGGCGGAACCAGCCGAGGTCCCACATCGGACGGTGCAGCATCGCGTAGCAGTCCCGCCCGTCCGGGCCGGGCACCGGTTCGGGGAAGAACACGGCGTCCTTGTTGGGGAACATGTTCAGGTCGGTGTCCAGGTCGGGCTGGTAGCCGAACTGCACCGGCCCGAGTCGCTGCCAGTGCCGCAGGTCCGCCGACACCGCCAGGGCAAGGCGCGGGCCCAGTGGCCCGTACGCGACGTACGTCATCAGGTGTCGGCCCAGGTCCGGCACCCAGGTCGTGCGGGGGTCCTCGACCCCGGCGTTGTTCTTGCCCCGCTCCCAGCCCTCGTCGGGGGCCAGGACGACGCCGTCGCGGCGGACCCCGGCCGGTACGCCGTCGCGCAGCTCGACCTCGGCGAGGCCGACCCGGGACACGTTGCCCTCGGCGACGAGCCGGGGCAGCAGGTGCAGCCGTCCGTCCGGGGTGCGGCCGCTGGCCGGGTTCAACACCCCCTCGGCCTCCAGGGGCTGGCCGGGCTCGGGCGTCATCACGACGCCGATCCTGGTCAGGGTGTAGGGGACGGTGGTGGAGACAGTCATCGTCAGCCTTTCACTCCGGAACCGATGTCGGTGGAGACGAAGTACTTCTGGAAGGCCAGGAACAGGCCGACCGCCGGGGCGGCCAGGACGCACGCCCCGGCCAGCACCGCCCCGTACGGGTTGGCGGCGCGGGCCGCCACGTTGCTGATGTAGTTGGCCAGCGAGACCGCCAGCGGCTGCATGTCGGCCTGCTTGGTGACCAGGAACGGCCACAGGAACTCGTTCCACGGGCCGATGAAGGTCAGCAGGACGACGGTCAGCAGCGCCGGGCGCACCAGCGGCAGTGCCACCGACCAGAGCACCCGCAGCTCACCGGCGCCGTCGATGCGGGCGGCGGCGAACAGCTCGTCGGGCAGTTGCAGGAAGAACTGCCGGAAGACGAACACGGCAGTGGTGTTGATCGCGAACGGCAGGATCATCCCGAGGTACGAGTCGGCCAGCCCGTAACCGCGCACGATCAGCACGTACAGGGGGATCAGCAGCAGTTGGAACGGGATCACCTGCACCAGCAGCACGAGCGCGAACAGCGTCCCCCGGCCGCGGAACCGCAGCCGGGCCAGCGCGTAGCCGGCGAGCAGGCCGAACACCACAGTGCCGAGGATGACCCCGCCGGTGAAGATCCCCGAGTTGACCAGGGAGCCGAGCAGGTCCACCCGGGAGTTGATGTCCCGGTAGTTGTCCAGGGTGAGCCCCGAGGTGGGGAACGCCCCGGCCGGGGAGGTGTCCGGTTCGGCCTGCAACGACCCGACGAACATGTAGTAGAAGGGGAACAGGAAGACCAGCGCCCCGCCGAACAGCGCGACGGTGCGCAGTACCGTCGTCAGCCGACCGCCGGTGGCGCGCTTCCCGGGTGTGCCTGCCATGTCAGTCCCTCTCCAGCAGCCGTCGGTTGATCGCCGAGATCACCAGCACGCCGATCACCAGCAGCACGCCGATGGCGGCGGCCACGTCGGGCTGGCCCTGCTGGATGCCGCGCTGGTACATCACCAGCACCGGGGAGGCCGACGACCCGCTCGGGCCGCCGCCGCCGGTGAGCAGGTAGGGCTCGGTGAACAGGTTCGCGCCGGTGATGGTGGCCAGGATGACCACCAGGGCGGTCGCCGGGCGTACCGCCGGTACGGTCACCGACCGGAACCGGGCCCACGCCGACGCCCCGTCCACGGCCGCCGACTCGTACAGCTCCTTCGGCACGTTCTGCAACGCGGCGAGGTAGAGCAGGATGAAGAAGCCGAGCTGCTTCCAGGCCACGAACACGGCGATCACCGGCATCGCCAGGCCCTCGTTGACCAGCCAGGACGGGTCGGGCGCGAGCGGTCCGAGCAGCTGGTTGACAAGCCCTTCGGAGTTGAACAGGAACAGCCACACCCCGACCACGGCGACGCTCGCCGTGACGTACGGGACGTAGAACGCCACCCGCAGGAACATCCGTGCCCGCACCGCCTTGTTCAGCGCCACCGCCAGCAGCAGGGCCAGCACGGCGGTGAGCGGCACGTTGATGACGAGGAAGACGCCGATGTTGCCGAACGCCTGGCGCACCTGCGGGTCGACCAGCACCGCGCGGTAGTTGTCGAGCCCGACGAAGGGCCGGTCCACCACCGCCCCGGGCGCGGCGAAGAAGTAGTCGTGGAAGCTCATCCAGATCGCGAACCCGAGCGGGTAGGCGAAGACCGCGGCGACGAACACGGCGTACGGCGCGGCCAGGAGCAGGCCCACCGGGTGGCGGCCGAGCACCGCCGCCACCCGGCCGCGCGGGGCGCGGCGTCCGGTGCCCCCGCCGCCGGCCTTCGGCCCGGCGTCGGTGGCGGCTGCGGCGTGGGCGGTGGCCATCAGGATGCGGCGAGCTGCTCGGCCTTCTCCGCGGCGGCGGAGAGGGCGTCGGACACCGGCTTCTTACCGAAGATCACCGATTCGGTGTACGCGTCGCGGAACGCCTGCCAGATGGCCACCGAGTTCGGCACGTTGGGCACCTCGACGGTGCGCGCGGCCTGCTGGGCGAAGCCCTGGTAGGCCGGGTTCTTCGCGAAGTGGTCGGGGTAGGCGGCCGGCAGGTCGGCGCGCAGCGGCATCTGGCCGGTGGCGGTGAGCAGCGCGCCGTCCTGTTCCTTGCTGGTGGCGAACTTCAGCACGTCCCATGCGGTGGCCCGGTTCTGGCAGGCCGAGTACATGGCGACGTTCTTGGCGTCGCTGAACGTCTTCACCTGGTCGGCGGGCGTGCCGGCGGAGGTGGGCACCGGCACCGCGCCCCAGGAGACCTTGTCGCGGTAGACCGAGATGGCCCACGGGCCGACGATCGCCATGGCGGCCTTGCCGTCGGCGAAGGAGTCGCCGTTGTACTTCTCCTTGGGGGCGAGCCCCTCGTCGTAGAGGGTCTTCCAGAACTCGGCGACCCGCTGTCCCTCGGGGGAGTCGAACTGCGGCTTGCCGCCGTCGAGGAGCTGCTTGCCGCCGCTCTCGGCGGCGAACAGCGGGTAGAAGTCGAACCAGGACTGGAAGAACTCGCTTGTCGGCGCAGGGTAGATCGCGGCCTGCGCGGCACCTGAAGACTTGATCTTCCGGGCGGCGGCCAGGAACTGGTCGTACGTGGCCAGCTGCGGCTTCTCCGGGTCGAGGCCGGCCTGGGCGAAGATCTTCTTGTTATAGAAGATCATCACCGGGTTCGACTTCCACGGCAACTGGTAGAACTTGCCGTCCGGCGACGTGTACTGCCCGGCGTTGGCGCCGGTGCGCCCGGTGATGTAATCGGTCGCGCCGGCGAAGGAGTCGAGCGCGACCAGGCCGCCCTGCTTCTGGAACTGCGGCACGGCGGCCGGGGCGGTGTTGAAGATCAGGCATGGGGCGTTCCCGGCGGTGATGGCCGCCCCGATCACCTCCTCGGAGCTGGTGCCGGCCGGGATCTCCTGGGCGGTGATCTGCTCCTCGGCGTGCTGGGTGTTCCACGCCTGCACCATCGCCTTGCCCCAGGCGACCTCCTCGGCGTTGTTGGACAGCCAGACCGTGATCGGGCCGCGAGCGGCGTTGGCCTTGCCGGCGTCGCCGCCGCCGGAGTCGCCGCAGCCGGCGGTGGCGGCGAGGGCGACGGTCAACAGGGCGGCGGGAATGGTCCGTCTCATGTCTTCTCCGATCCGGGAACGGGGTCAGGTTCGTCCGCCCGCCGGGCCGGTGGCCGTCGGCGGTGCGGGTGCAGCGGTGTGGGGTCAGGAGGGTGGTATGGGCGGTGGTGCCGTCGATCCCCGCACGATCAGCCGCGCGGGCGGGATGGGGATGTCCGCTTCGGGTTTGCCGTCGATGAGGTCGAGCAGGGCGTCCGCGGCGGCCCGACCCCAGCCGAAGGGGTCGGTGCGGACGGTGGTGAGGGCGGGATTGACGTAGCCGGCGAGTTCCGTGTCGTCGAAGCCGGTGATCGACAGTTCGTCGGGCACGCGGATGCCCTGTTGGACGGCGATCGAGAGGCCGGCGATCGCCATCAGGTCGTTGCCGTAGACGATCGCGGTGGGCGGGTCGTCGCCCTCCAGCAGGGTGCGGGTGGCCTGCGCGCCGCCGGCCGCCGAGAAGTCCGACTCGATGGACCGGCCGGTGGGCAGGCCGGCGGCGGCGAGGGCCTGCTCCCACGCCTGCTGGCGGACGGAGCCGTGCAGGAAGTGCAGCGGCCCCGACACGTGGGCGATGCGACGGTGCCCGAGTTCCACCAGGTGGTTCACGGCGGCGGCGACCCCGGGCCGGTCGTCGACCAGGAGGGCGGGGTGGTCGCTCGGCACGTCCGGCCGACCGATGGTGACGGCGGGCAGCCGCAACTCGGCCAGCAGGGCGATCCGTGGGTCGCCGAGCCGCAGGTCGAGCACGAACACGCCGTCGACCCGTTCGGCGTTGGCGAGCCGGCGGTAGCTGGCCTCCTCGACCGAGAGGTCCGGCACCACCTGGAGTACGAGGGCCTGCCCGCGGTCGGCCAGGGTCCGCTCCACGCCGGCGATGAACGACGGATAGAACGGGTCGGCCCCGAGCAGTTCGGGCGGCCGGGCGATCACCATGCCCACGCTGAACGCCCGGGAGACGGACAGGGCCCGGGCCCGGTGACTCGGTGCCCAGCCCAGCGACGCGGCCACCGCGAGGATCCGGGTCCGGGTCTCCTCGCCCACCCCGGGGCGTCCGTTGAGAGCGAAGGACACCGCGCCCTTGGACACCCCGGCCGCCCGGGCGACGTCGGCGATGGTCGGTCGGCTCGGTCTCACGCGCGGCACCCCCTCGGTCACAATCCGGCTTTACTCGATTCACATCGACGTAACAAAACTCACTGCGGAGGGACGCTAGACCGGTTTAGTGAGCCGCGCAAGCCCAGCGTCGGACGCTGCTTTCGGTCCCCACCTGCTCACGTACGGTGGTGGCGGTCGGACTCGACGCCCCGCTCCGCCGACCTCTCGACGACCACCGGATCGTCGACGACGCGGGCGCCTGCGTGTCGCGCGTGGCGGTGTGGGCAGTGCCATGTTTCGTCCAGGGGGAGAGGGGCATTTTCCGGCTGCGTCCCAGGTGGGCCGCACGTTACCCGGTGGAGGCGCACGATGACGGTCGGCCGTTCGGAGACGTCGTCCGTTGTCGGCGACGGGGCCGGGCACCAGGTGCGGTCCGCGAGGCCGTCTCGGGTGGCGGGACTCCGATGGTGACCACCGGCAGTGAGGATCCGGGGGCGGCATTCCGCTCGGCCGTGCTCACCGGACGTCTCGATCTGCCGTTACCCGGTGGCGGACACACGGGTGAGCGGTGGTCGCGCTTCGTCGAGCTCGGTCGCGCCGACCTGACGCTGGCCCGGCTGGGGGAGGGGCACGCCGACGCCCTGGCGATCCTCGCCGAACTCGGCACGACGATCGATCCTGGGTGGCGCCGCGAGCCGTGGGGCGTGTGGGCGGCCGTGCCGGCTTCGGTCACCGCGACCCGGGACGGCGACCGGTGGCGGCTGACCGGTGACCGGCCGTGGTGCTCCGGGGCGGGGCTGCTGTCCCGGGCCCTGCTCACCGCGACTGCCCCCGACGGCGTCCGGCTGTTCGCGGTCGAGGTCGATTCCGCCGGGGTCACCCCGCTGGCCGACACCTGGCCCGCCGTCGGCATGGCCGCCAGCGACAGCCGGACCGTCAGTTTCGACGGCGTGACCGCCGTTGCCGTGGGCGGACCCGGCAGCTACACCGCGCGGCCGGGCTTCTGGCACGGCGGGCTCGGCGTCGCGGCATGCTGGTACGGCGGGGCGGTCGGGATCGCCGACACCCTGTACGCCGCGGCGCGGCACCGCCGCCTCGGCCCGCACGCCATGGCGCACCTCGGGGCGGTCGACGCGGTCCTGACCGCCGCCCGCGCCGTCCTGTTCGCCGCCGCCGACGAGATCGACGCGAACCCCAGCAGCGACGCGGACCGGTTGGCGCACCAGGTTCGCGCCACCGTCGAGGCGGCCGCCACCACGGTCCTCGACCGGGTCGGCCGGGCCCTGGGGGCGGGCCCGTTGTGCCGGGACGCCCGGCACGCCCGACGGGTCGCCGACCTGACGGTGTATCTGCGGCAGAGCCACGCGGAGGCGGACCTGGCCCATCTCGGTGAACTCGTGACGGCGGCAGGAGACCCCGGATGGTGAGGCCGATCGTCGACACGGGCACCGACGAGGGCACCTGGCGGGCATGGCCCGCACCGGCCGGCTGGCCCGAACTGGCGCTTGACGACCGGGCGTGGACGGTGCCGCCGTTGGTCGTCGCCCCGCATCCCGATGACGAGGTGCTCGGCGTCGGCGGCCTGGTCGCGATGCTCGCCGGCGACGTCGAGATCGCGGTCGTCACCGACGGCGAGGCCTCACATCCGGATTCGACTGTCCATTCGCAGGCGGAGCTGGCGGCGATCCGGCGGGCCGAGACGGTCACGGCCTGCGGGCTGCTCGGGGTCGTCCCCGCCGCCATCGACCATCTCGGGCATCCCGACGGTGGAGTCGACGAAGCGGCGCTCACCGACGCATTGACCACCCGGCTGGCACCGGGCCGGTGGTGTGTCACGACGTGGCGCGGCGACGGCCACCCGGACCACGAGGCGGTCGGGCGCGCGGCCGCGGTCGCCTGCCGGCGTACCGGTACGACGCTGCTGGAGTTTCCCGTGTGGACGTGGCACTGGGCCCGACCGGACCATCCCGACGTGCCGTGGCACCGTGCGCGCCGGATCGACCTGACCGGGGTGGCCAGATCGGCCAAGCGGAAGGCGATCGACGCCTTTCGTAGCCAGGTCCTGCCGCTCGGGCCGGCGCCCGCCGACGCCGCGATCCTTCCCCCGAACGTTCTCGCACGCTTCGCGCGTCCCTACGAAACGGTGTTCGTACCATGACCTCACGCGGCACCCCGGCCGGATACTTCGACGACCTGTATGCCGGCGCCGAGGACCCGTGGAGTTTCGAAACCCGCTGGTACGACCAGCGTAAGCACGAGGTGACCGTCGCCTGCCTGCCGCGCCGGCATTACCGGTCGGCTTTCGAACCGGGATGTTCGACGGGCATGCTCACCCGCCGCCTCGCACCGCGGTGCGACCGGCTGCTGGCGGTCGACATCGCCGCCGCACCGGTGGCGACCACCCGGCAACGGCTGTCGGGCCAGCCGCACGTACGGGTGGAGCGGATGCGCGTTCCCGACGAGTGGCCGGCCGACCGCTTCGACCTGATCGTGCTCTCCGAGCTGGGCTACTACTTCGACGACGCCGGACTGGACCGGCTGGTGGCCCGGACGGTGGACTCGCTCGAACCCGGCGGCACGCTCGTGGCCGTGCACTGGCGGCCGGCGGTGGCCGAGCACGCACGTGGCGGCGACGACGTGCACCGGCTGCTCGCCGGCGTGGACGGCCTGGTGCGGACGGCACGGCACGAGGAGGCGGACTTCCTCCTCGACGTCCTCCTCCGGGTGCCGCCGCCGGCCGGATCCGTCGCACAGGCCGAAGGTCTGTGGTGAACCGGATGGCGGTCGTCGTGCCCGCCCACGACGAGCAGGCATTGTTGCCCGCCTGTCTGACCTCGCTCCTCGACTCGCTGCGTCACCTGCCGGTGCGCTCGGAGGTGATCGTCGTGGCCGACGACTGTCGGGACGCCACGGCCACCGTCGCCGAACGTCTCGGCGCCGTCGTGCTGACGGTGCGGGCCCGCAGCGTCGGCCGGGCCCGCGCCGCCGGCATGACGCACGCGCTGCGGCACGGCCCGCAGGGTCTGTGGCTCGTCACCACCGACGCGGACAGCCGGGTGCCCCGGCGGTGGGGCGGCTGGCAGCTGCGCCACGCCCGTGCCGGCACCGACCTGCTGGTCGGGACCGTGCGCGTCACCGACTGGGCGCCCAGATCCACTCAGGTCCGCGAACGTTTCGAGACCCGGTACCGGCGGGGTCTGACCGGCACCGGTCACCGGCACGTCCACGGTGCGAACCTGGGCTGCGCCGCCACCGCCTACGAGCGGCTGGGCGGATTCGCCGACCTGCGCCACGGCGAGGACCACGACCTCGTCGAGCGCGGTCGTCGGCGTGCCATGCGGGTCGTCACCGACGCCGGCTGCGCGGTCCGGACCAGCGCCCGGCGACAGGGCCGAGCACCGCACGGCTTCGCCGGCTACCTCGACGCCCTCGACGACCGGCCACCGGCCCTCGACGGTCGGGCCTGAGCGAGGGCCGTCCGGCGGGGCGCCGGCCAGGAACGACGCCGCTCTCGGCGAGTACCGGGGCCGAGACCTGTCGCATGCCCTGTCCCGGGGCCGGACCGGGTCCGGCCCCGGGACAGGTGGCGGTCAGGTACGCAGGCTCCACCGCTGGTTGGCGCCGCCGTTGCAGGACCAGAGGACGAGCTTGGTGCCGTTGGCCGTGTTGGCGGCGTTGGCGTCCAGGCACAGGCCGGACTGTTGACCGGTGATGGTGCCGTTGGCGTTGACGTTCCACTGCTGGTTGGCGCCGCCGTTGCAGTCCCAGATGATCACCGCGGTGCCGTTGCTGGTGCCCTGGCCGTTGGCGTCGAGGCACTTGTTGCCGTACACCTGCAGTTGCCTGCCCCCGGTGTAGGTGAAGCGCTGGCCGGTGGCGCTGCCGCAGTCCCACAGCTGCACCTGGGTGCCGTTGTTCTGGGTCGAGTTCGGTACGTCCACGCACCGGCCGGACTGGGAGCCCACGATCTGCTGCCCGTTACCCGGTGGTGGCGTCGTGGGCGGGGCGGTCGTGGGCGGGGCGGTCGTGGGCGGCGTGGTGGGTCCGTCGCCGTTGAGTGAGGTGATGAATTTCCAGACTTCGGCCTGCGTCCAGGACTTGGCGCCGGGTGCGTAGGGGTCGGCGGAGCCGTCGACGGCGTTGGGAGCGTGTGGTCCGTCGAAGGCACCCCAGACGACGGGGTAGCCGGTGCGGCAGCCGGTGTACCAGGTGACGATGTGGGTGAGGCTGCCCTGGGCTGGTTCTCGCGGGCTCTGGGGGGTACAGCCGTTGTTCTGGACGAACCGGTCGCGCATGGAGCGTCCCCCGGAGATGGGGAGTGTGCCGTCGCGGAGACCGTGGATGCCGAAGTAGGCGATGGGTTGGGTGCCGCCCTGGCAGCCGCTGAGGACGCCGCCGGAGTAGACGATGACGCCGCGGAAGACGGTGGCGCGGGCGCAGGCGATGGCATAAGCCATGGCACCGCCGTAGCTGAAGCCGGAGGCGAAGAGCTGGGTGGTGTCGACGCAGAGGCTGTTTTCGATCTGCCGGGTCATGTCGTCGACGAAGGTGAGGTCCTGGCCGTTGCTGTTGCCCCAGCCGTTGTTGATGCCCTGGGGGGCGACGAAGATGGTGTTGGTCTTGCCGTACTTGTCGACACGAAGTCCGTAGTAGGACCATTCGATGCCGCTGGTGCTGCCGTTGTCCACCTGTTCGGCGGTACCGCCGACCCAGTGGAAGGAGAAGACCAGCCGGTAGGGGTGATTCATGTCGTAGGTGTCGGGGATGCGCAGGATGTAGCTGCGGCTACGGCCGCCGCTGGAGATGGTGTGGGTGCCGCTGGTGAGGGTGGGCGCCTTTCCGCAGCCGGCGGTGGTCGCCAGGGTGGCGGTGTTGGTGGCTGCGGAGGCGAGTCCGCCGCTGAGGGCGAGACCGGCGGCCATGGTGAGGGCGACCGCGGCGGCTGCCACGGTCGCCGCGGTTGACCGGTGTTTCAAGACCTTCAACTCCTTCTGTCCTGGAGATGTCACATCGGGCTGCGGGCCGGTGCGGAGACGGTGTGGCGGACCGCCGTCTCCCCGGGTCTGCGCCTCGGCGGCGGGCCTCCCGGGATCACCCCCGGTCACCTCGTCGATTCCGCTGGCCGCGACGGCACCGTGCGTCGAGCCTCGGATGTGGAGGTGACGCGCTACGGTGCCGGGCCCGGGTCAGCTCGGTCGCCGGGGGGTTGGCCCACGGCCGAACTGCTGACCGGGCAAACAGGCCCAACTCAGACAGGGTTTGCACAGGCTCGGCGAATCGATTCGACACACCATAGATCCGCGCCCATCAGTGCGTCAAGTGACGATCGTCGATGAAGCAGTGGGCCTGGCCTCTGTCGCGGACAGCTGGCACCTGTGGCACGACCTGCGCGAAGCCGCGGGTAAGGCCGGTCACTGTCGCTGTCGGGTCCGCTCCCCGGTCCAGGCCGCTTCGAGGATCGCGGTCAGGCTGTCGGTGTCGGTCGGGCCCGGATGGTTCTGGATCAGACGGGTGACGCCACTGGCCATCTCCGCGAAGCGCGGGAGGTCGGCGCGTGCCACGCCGATGTCCGCCAGGGTCGCAGGGATGCCGATGTCGGCGAGGAGCCCGTCGAGCCAGGTGAGGAACGCGTCTGCGGCCTCGGCCTCCGAGGCGTCGGTCACGTCGAGCCCGCACACCCCGGCGAGGACGGCCAGCCGGTCGCCGACGGCGTCCCTGGCCGCGTCCAGCGCGTACGGCAACAGCAGCCCGACGCCCAGGCCGTGCGGCGTGTGCGTGGCCGCACCGATGGGGTACTGGAGAGCGTGCGGGGCCCCGTTGCCCGCGTGGGAGAAGGCGAGCCCGGCGAGCACGGCCCCGTAGGACATGTCCGCGCGCGCGTCCGTGTCGCCTCCGTTCCTGACGGCACGACGCAGGCTACGGGCGATCCGCTCCGCGGCCAGGAGCGCGTAGTGGTCGGTGACCGGGTTGCGGCCGAGGAACACCTGCTCCACCGGGTCGCGCGGTCCGTGGGCCCGGGGCCGCGCGGTGTAGCTCTCCACCGCGTGACAGAACGCGTCGATGCCGGAGTGGGCGGTGACCGTCGCCGGGCAGGTGTAGGTGAGTTCGGGGTCGACGATGGCGAAGTCGGGCACGATGTGGA harbors:
- a CDS encoding carbohydrate ABC transporter permease, which encodes MAGTPGKRATGGRLTTVLRTVALFGGALVFLFPFYYMFVGSLQAEPDTSPAGAFPTSGLTLDNYRDINSRVDLLGSLVNSGIFTGGVILGTVVFGLLAGYALARLRFRGRGTLFALVLLVQVIPFQLLLIPLYVLIVRGYGLADSYLGMILPFAINTTAVFVFRQFFLQLPDELFAAARIDGAGELRVLWSVALPLVRPALLTVVLLTFIGPWNEFLWPFLVTKQADMQPLAVSLANYISNVAARAANPYGAVLAGACVLAAPAVGLFLAFQKYFVSTDIGSGVKG
- a CDS encoding ricin-type beta-trefoil lectin domain protein; protein product: MAAGLALSGGLASAATNTATLATTAGCGKAPTLTSGTHTISSGGRSRSYILRIPDTYDMNHPYRLVFSFHWVGGTAEQVDNGSTSGIEWSYYGLRVDKYGKTNTIFVAPQGINNGWGNSNGQDLTFVDDMTRQIENSLCVDTTQLFASGFSYGGAMAYAIACARATVFRGVIVYSGGVLSGCQGGTQPIAYFGIHGLRDGTLPISGGRSMRDRFVQNNGCTPQSPREPAQGSLTHIVTWYTGCRTGYPVVWGAFDGPHAPNAVDGSADPYAPGAKSWTQAEVWKFITSLNGDGPTTPPTTAPPTTAPPTTPPPGNGQQIVGSQSGRCVDVPNSTQNNGTQVQLWDCGSATGQRFTYTGGRQLQVYGNKCLDANGQGTSNGTAVIIWDCNGGANQQWNVNANGTITGQQSGLCLDANAANTANGTKLVLWSCNGGANQRWSLRT
- a CDS encoding iron-containing alcohol dehydrogenase, which codes for MLETVRGPRQLIVGEGVAQNIPRVVAESGSRVLIVTDRVLLGQPGVAGIVAAVREKVEVVEVFSDATPDVPLTDVDLAVAVAAEVDADVILAIGGGTVIDLAKIVGVIRRHGGTPRDFYGESKVPGPTIPLVAVPTTSGTGSELTPVSVLTDPDRELKVGVSSVHIVPDFAIVDPELTYTCPATVTAHSGIDAFCHAVESYTARPRAHGPRDPVEQVFLGRNPVTDHYALLAAERIARSLRRAVRNGGDTDARADMSYGAVLAGLAFSHAGNGAPHALQYPIGAATHTPHGLGVGLLLPYALDAARDAVGDRLAVLAGVCGLDVTDASEAEAADAFLTWLDGLLADIGIPATLADIGVARADLPRFAEMASGVTRLIQNHPGPTDTDSLTAILEAAWTGERTRQRQ
- a CDS encoding acyl-CoA dehydrogenase, which gives rise to MTTGSEDPGAAFRSAVLTGRLDLPLPGGGHTGERWSRFVELGRADLTLARLGEGHADALAILAELGTTIDPGWRREPWGVWAAVPASVTATRDGDRWRLTGDRPWCSGAGLLSRALLTATAPDGVRLFAVEVDSAGVTPLADTWPAVGMAASDSRTVSFDGVTAVAVGGPGSYTARPGFWHGGLGVAACWYGGAVGIADTLYAAARHRRLGPHAMAHLGAVDAVLTAARAVLFAAADEIDANPSSDADRLAHQVRATVEAAATTVLDRVGRALGAGPLCRDARHARRVADLTVYLRQSHAEADLAHLGELVTAAGDPGW
- a CDS encoding LacI family DNA-binding transcriptional regulator gives rise to the protein MRPSRPTIADVARAAGVSKGAVSFALNGRPGVGEETRTRILAVAASLGWAPSHRARALSVSRAFSVGMVIARPPELLGADPFYPSFIAGVERTLADRGQALVLQVVPDLSVEEASYRRLANAERVDGVFVLDLRLGDPRIALLAELRLPAVTIGRPDVPSDHPALLVDDRPGVAAAVNHLVELGHRRIAHVSGPLHFLHGSVRQQAWEQALAAAGLPTGRSIESDFSAAGGAQATRTLLEGDDPPTAIVYGNDLMAIAGLSIAVQQGIRVPDELSITGFDDTELAGYVNPALTTVRTDPFGWGRAAADALLDLIDGKPEADIPIPPARLIVRGSTAPPPIPPS
- a CDS encoding class I SAM-dependent DNA methyltransferase — translated: MTSRGTPAGYFDDLYAGAEDPWSFETRWYDQRKHEVTVACLPRRHYRSAFEPGCSTGMLTRRLAPRCDRLLAVDIAAAPVATTRQRLSGQPHVRVERMRVPDEWPADRFDLIVLSELGYYFDDAGLDRLVARTVDSLEPGGTLVAVHWRPAVAEHARGGDDVHRLLAGVDGLVRTARHEEADFLLDVLLRVPPPAGSVAQAEGLW
- a CDS encoding glycosyltransferase — encoded protein: MAVVVPAHDEQALLPACLTSLLDSLRHLPVRSEVIVVADDCRDATATVAERLGAVVLTVRARSVGRARAAGMTHALRHGPQGLWLVTTDADSRVPRRWGGWQLRHARAGTDLLVGTVRVTDWAPRSTQVRERFETRYRRGLTGTGHRHVHGANLGCAATAYERLGGFADLRHGEDHDLVERGRRRAMRVVTDAGCAVRTSARRQGRAPHGFAGYLDALDDRPPALDGRA
- a CDS encoding glycoside hydrolase family 130 protein, whose translation is MTVSTTVPYTLTRIGVVMTPEPGQPLEAEGVLNPASGRTPDGRLHLLPRLVAEGNVSRVGLAEVELRDGVPAGVRRDGVVLAPDEGWERGKNNAGVEDPRTTWVPDLGRHLMTYVAYGPLGPRLALAVSADLRHWQRLGPVQFGYQPDLDTDLNMFPNKDAVFFPEPVPGPDGRDCYAMLHRPMWDLGWFRPGEGVHLPAGVTDERPGIWISYVPVDEVRADIGALVRLRGHRCVALSEFPYEELKIGAGPPPLRVPEGWLLIHHGVTGEIPEGFDPTTQRVEYAAGAMLLDPADPSRVLARTAEPILVPELAEERNGTVPNVVFPTAVEEVDGVRYVFYGMADSRIGVARLDRLP
- a CDS encoding PIG-L deacetylase family protein, with the translated sequence MPPLVVAPHPDDEVLGVGGLVAMLAGDVEIAVVTDGEASHPDSTVHSQAELAAIRRAETVTACGLLGVVPAAIDHLGHPDGGVDEAALTDALTTRLAPGRWCVTTWRGDGHPDHEAVGRAAAVACRRTGTTLLEFPVWTWHWARPDHPDVPWHRARRIDLTGVARSAKRKAIDAFRSQVLPLGPAPADAAILPPNVLARFARPYETVFVP
- a CDS encoding carbohydrate ABC transporter permease produces the protein MATAHAAAATDAGPKAGGGGTGRRAPRGRVAAVLGRHPVGLLLAAPYAVFVAAVFAYPLGFAIWMSFHDYFFAAPGAVVDRPFVGLDNYRAVLVDPQVRQAFGNIGVFLVINVPLTAVLALLLAVALNKAVRARMFLRVAFYVPYVTASVAVVGVWLFLFNSEGLVNQLLGPLAPDPSWLVNEGLAMPVIAVFVAWKQLGFFILLYLAALQNVPKELYESAAVDGASAWARFRSVTVPAVRPATALVVILATITGANLFTEPYLLTGGGGPSGSSASPVLVMYQRGIQQGQPDVAAAIGVLLVIGVLVISAINRRLLERD
- a CDS encoding extracellular solute-binding protein codes for the protein MRRTIPAALLTVALAATAGCGDSGGGDAGKANAARGPITVWLSNNAEEVAWGKAMVQAWNTQHAEEQITAQEIPAGTSSEEVIGAAITAGNAPCLIFNTAPAAVPQFQKQGGLVALDSFAGATDYITGRTGANAGQYTSPDGKFYQLPWKSNPVMIFYNKKIFAQAGLDPEKPQLATYDQFLAAARKIKSSGAAQAAIYPAPTSEFFQSWFDFYPLFAAESGGKQLLDGGKPQFDSPEGQRVAEFWKTLYDEGLAPKEKYNGDSFADGKAAMAIVGPWAISVYRDKVSWGAVPVPTSAGTPADQVKTFSDAKNVAMYSACQNRATAWDVLKFATSKEQDGALLTATGQMPLRADLPAAYPDHFAKNPAYQGFAQQAARTVEVPNVPNSVAIWQAFRDAYTESVIFGKKPVSDALSAAAEKAEQLAAS